One Lysinibacillus fusiformis genomic window carries:
- a CDS encoding AraC family transcriptional regulator, with amino-acid sequence MWLQSIQQAIEYIEKHLTEDIQIEQIAKVAHSSSFHFQRGFSILTGMTVGEYIRGRRLTLAAQEIASSDRKIIDVAYKYGYETPEAFAKAFRKQHGMKPSDVRKAAGMIHSYNKLVIHVQLKGAEPMHYKIIEKESFQLIGVKRTFSCKNGEQTKEITKFWQDVYEDGTNARLFPLNTGDINGVMGVCDMIDHDSMNYWIATNHAGTDSHGFATFTVPAAKWVVFEVRGAMPTAITTMWAKIYQEWLPSNAFELTGGPELEVYSDGDASSDHYHSEIWLPIK; translated from the coding sequence GTGTGGTTACAGTCAATTCAACAGGCTATCGAGTATATAGAAAAACATTTAACTGAGGATATTCAGATTGAACAAATTGCAAAAGTAGCACATTCATCTTCATTTCATTTTCAACGGGGTTTTTCAATTCTTACAGGTATGACCGTTGGTGAATATATTCGAGGGCGACGGCTGACGCTAGCAGCGCAAGAAATTGCCAGTAGTGATCGTAAAATTATTGATGTTGCCTATAAATATGGCTATGAAACACCTGAAGCATTTGCCAAAGCCTTTCGCAAGCAACATGGCATGAAGCCGTCTGATGTTCGCAAAGCAGCGGGGATGATTCACTCCTACAATAAACTAGTCATCCATGTACAATTGAAGGGAGCAGAACCAATGCACTATAAAATTATTGAAAAAGAAAGTTTCCAATTGATAGGTGTTAAACGAACATTCTCTTGTAAGAATGGAGAACAGACAAAGGAAATCACGAAATTTTGGCAAGATGTGTACGAGGACGGTACAAATGCACGATTATTCCCATTAAATACAGGAGATATTAATGGTGTCATGGGTGTGTGCGATATGATAGACCACGATAGCATGAACTATTGGATTGCGACAAATCATGCAGGAACGGATTCACACGGATTTGCAACGTTTACGGTGCCAGCAGCCAAATGGGTTGTTTTTGAAGTGAGGGGTGCAATGCCAACAGCTATTACAACAATGTGGGCGAAAATTTACCAAGAATGGCTGCCTTCGAACGCTTTTGAGTTAACGGGCGGTCCGGAGTTAGAAGTGTATAGCGATGGTGATGCATCAAGTGACCACTATCACTCTGAAATTTGGTTGCCGATTAAATAG